From the Streptomyces sp. NBC_00390 genome, the window CACGCGCGCACCCCACAGCAGCCCGAGGCTCCAGCCCGAGATGTCGTACATCGTGGAGACGTCCGCGCTGATGTCACGGCCGGCGTCGAGGATCACATTCGCGAGCCCCCGCTTGGGCTGGCGCATGTCGACGATGTACGAACCGGCCGCATAGCGGCGGCCCGCGAGCGAGAAGCCCGTGCGCGCCCGCTCCACGCGTACGTCGTTGGCGACCAGGTGGTCCACCAGCCGGGCCGCCGCCGTCGCGCTGCGCTGACCCCTGCCCGCCGGGATCACATACGCCCGCGGGAAGGTGGTCGTGTACACATCCTCCGGGCCGATGCCCGGCACCCCGGGCACCGTCTCCTTCGACACCGGCCGCTGTGCCTCACCCGCCGCTCCGCGCCGGAAGGTCTCTATCTGGTCGGCGATCACAGAAGTGCGGTGGGTGTACGTGTAGTCGAGCGTCGCCCGCATCGCCGCGCCCGCGACAGCGGTGTTGACGGCTGCCCGGCGGCGCAGCTCGTCCACGGGCAGCGTGGTGTACGCGCTGTTGTTGACGGCCATCGGGAACTCGATCGTGTGCGAGGCCACCGCGCCCTGGAACGGCATGTACTGCGGAGTGAAGACGGGCGGCCAGTCGTCCCAGCCCTCCTGCTCGTCCCGGAAGGGGATCACGGCGGGCCGCACGCCGTCCTTGTCCGGGGTGTAGCCGAGTCCGTTGACGGCCTTCTCCATACCCAGCGCGTTGGCGTACGCGTTCTTCAGGAAGAGGTCGTACTCGTAGTTCTCGCCGTGCGGCGGGGTCGTCGGCTCGATCAGCGTGCCGTTGACGTATCCGTGCAGGTCCAGCATCACGGCCGGCTGCTTGTCGATGGCGATCCGCCGGATGGCGCGCGCCTCGGGCTGGGTCGCGGTGATGAAGTCGCGGTTGAGGTCGAAGCCGTTCGCGTTGGCGCGGGTGCCCGCGATCCGGCCGTCCGGATTGGCCGTCACATTGAGATGGACACGGCTCGTGCCGAGCAGCGCGGCGGTCCTCGCGTCCTTCGCCTTCGCCAGGTCCTCGATGAGCTTCAGGGCAGCATCCGTGCCCTCCCACTCGTTGCCGTGGATGTTGTTGTTGATGAAGACGGGCGTCTTGTACGCGGCCTTGATCCGACGGTCCCCGGCAGCGGCGGCGGGCTCGTTCTCGATCCGTTCCCGCATCCGCTCCTGCTCACGTGCCTGCGCGGCGCTCTCCGGCGCGGTGACGGTGACCAGATACAGCTCGTGCCCGCCGGCCGAGTGCCCGGCGACCTCCACGCTGACCCGGTCGCCGAGACGCTGCAGGGCGTTGAGCCGCGGCGCGAGCGAGTGGTACGGCGCCAGTCCGAGCTTGATCGACTTGTCTGCGGGGTTCACCGGCGGAACCGTGAGCGTGGTCCGGCGCGGGTATCCGCGGTCCTTGCCCAGCTCGGGGGCCCGCGCGGTGAGCGCGTGGGTGGTGGCTGCCAGGGGTGCTCCGGCGGCCTCGGTGTCGCGCCCGCTCCCGTCGCGTACGGGATGCGGGCTGTCGCGGCCGGACGCGCCGGTGAGCGCGTTCGCCGGCGCGGCTACGAGCAGCAGCGCACCGGCGAGCGCGGCGACGGCAGCGGATGCGGGACGGGGAATCCCCATGTGGACGACCTCCGTGGACGGTGAGGCGGTGCGGCGGCGGACGGCTCGGGCAAACGATCAGCCCTGCACGGTCTATCGCGTCAACTCCCCGGCAACAAGAGGTCCTTCGGCCGCGCACCGCTGCCGCCCTCCGGCCTGGGCCGAACGGGCGGCGCGCCGGTGCGCGGACGCCCGGATAGGGTGGGTGACATGCGTGATCTCGGGGTGGGTTTCGGCTATCTGATGAAGGGCCAGCGCTGGGTCGGCCGGCACGGCCGGTGGTTCGGCTTCGGGCTGCTGCCCGGACTGGTGACCCTGGTGCTGTATGCCGCGGCGCTCGTCGGGCTCGCCCACGGCGCCGACGACTTCACCGCCTGGGCCACGCCGTTCGCCGACGACTGGTCCTCCCCGTGGCAGGGCCTCGTGCGCGGCACGCTGACCGCCTTCGTCTTCGGCTTCGGGCTGTTCCTCGCCGTGATCACCTTCACCGCGGTGACGCTCCTGATCGGCCAGCCCTTCTACGAGTCGCTCTCCGAGCACGTCGACCGTACCGAGGGCGGTGACGTCCCCGAGTCCGGACTGCCGCTCTGGCGTGAGCTGTGGATCTCCGCGCGGGACTCCCTGCGGGTGGTGCTGCGCGTCGCGATGTACGGCGTAGTGCTCTTCGCGCTCGGTTTCATCCCGGTCGTCGGCCAGACCGTGATACCGGTCATCGGCTTCTGCGTCTCCGGGTTCTTCCTCGCCGAGGAGCTCACGGCCGTCGCCCTCCAGCGCCGCGGCATCGAACTGAAGGACCGCCTCGCGCTGCTGCGCGGCAGGCGGCTGATGACCCTCGGCTTCGGGGTGCCGCTCGTCGTCGCCTTCCTGGTGCCCGTCGTCGCCGTGTTCCTGATGCCGGGGGCGGTTGCGGGGGCGACGCTGATGGCGCGGGACCTGGTCGCGCCGGAGCCGGCGCCCGACGACCGGGCCCCGGCTCCGTACACCTTCGACAAGGGCTGACGGTCCTACGGCGTCCGGATCTCCGTGATCGCGAGGCCGGGCGCGGCCGGGCCGGCGGTGACGAGCAGGCCGCCGTCCGGGCCCCAGACACCGCTGTTGCCCGGACAGTCCCCTTCCGTGCTGACGCCCACGGCATTGGCGAGCACCACATACAGGCCGTTCTCGCGGGCCCGCACCGGGTAGACCGTCTCGAACGAGTCGTTCCCCGCTGTGAGCACGGAACTCGCCACGTACACCCGGCAGCCGTCCGCCGCGGCCCGCTCGGCGAGTTCCGGGAAGCGGTTGTCGTAGCAGACGGCCAGCGCGAAGCCGGTGCCGTCGAGCGTGAAGCGGCCGTCCTTGTCGCCCGCCGCGAAGACGTCGTTCTCCACGCCGTGCAGATGCACCTTGTCGTAGCGGGTGAGCAGGGCGCCGTCCGGGCCGATCACCAGCGCGGTGATGGCGGGCCGCCCCGACTCCGTGCTCACCGGACAGCCGAGCACGGCAGCGATGCCTCCGGCACGGCAGGCCTGACGTAGCGGTTCGAGACGCGGATCGTCCTCGGTGAGCGTGAGCCCCGCATCCTTGGCGATCAGCTCCACCTCGTACCCCGTGACCGCCAGTTCGGCGAACACGACGAGCCGGGCCCCCTGTCCGGCCGCCGACCGGATCAGGTCCGCCATGGCGCGGACATTGGCCCCGACGGCGCCGGGTGCGGACGTGAACTGCGCTGCGGCCATCTTCATGCGTCCATCATCGCCCGGCGGTGATCCCGCCGGGTCGCCCACGGCGGGATCAGCGTCACGGGCATCCGGTCAGCCGAAGGACGCGGCCACCCGGATGATCTCCCGCACCTGGGCGATGATGTCCAGCCGGTTCCGTACGAACTCCGGATCCGTGACCTCCGTCGCGTTCCCCGTCCCGAACTGCAGGACCGGGGTGTGCACGTGGCCCCCGGGGGCGGTCGCGCCCAGCCTGTCCCGCAGCAGGGTGGCGCGGTACGCGACCTCGTTCGAGAGGTAGTCGCCGCCGCCGCCCGAGCGGGCCGTGGAGCCGGGAGTCGGACCGTTCGCGCGGACCACCGGATCCGTCCCGCCCGCCGGGACCTCCGTCACCTGGGTGTTGTCGAACACCGGGAAGCGCCCCGTCGGGGTCGCGACGATCGCCGCGTACGGCAGTGTCGTCGTGGTCCACTGCGGCTGCGACGCGGGATCGCTCACCGGCACCGTCTCCGTGCGTGAGGCGTTGTCGTTGTCCGGGAATCCGCCCCGCCATGCGCCGTTCGTGCGTTCGATGTCGAATCTGCCCACCCGCCCCTGGCTGACCGTCGTGAACAGATCGGCCTTCGGCAGTTGCGGGCGCAGCGTCCGTTCGACCGTGCCGTCGGCGAAGTCCTGCCAGCGGACGGGGAAGACGGCGGTCTCGATACGGGCCGTCGTGCCGTCGGCGGTACGGATCCAGGTGCCGTCCAGTGCCAGCGCGGCCGCCCCCGACGGATTGCTGATCCGGATGTCGCGGTCCAGCGTGAACGGGTCGAACCCGGTCATCACGATGCGCTCGATCCCCTTGCCCGCCGGAAGGTGCATCGAGTCCTGGCCCCGCGAGGAGCGTTCGAGCCGGTCCAGCAGGCGGGCCCGCTGCGCGTCCGTCAACGCGAACTCCGGCTGCCACTGCCGCAGTGCGGCCGTCATTCCGAGCCGCGCCCAGTACAGCGGTCGGTCGTCCTCCCGGCTCAGATCACCCGCCGCGGGTCCTCGGCCCTGTGCCCGGTCCACGGCCCGCTCCCACAGCGCACCTGAATGGTGCCGGACAGTCAGCTCGGCCTGCCGGTACGAGCGCACGGCGGCCAGTGCCCGGGTGAATTCCGGCGCCACGGTGCCGAATCCGCTGCGGCGCAGTATTTCCTTGGGGACGGCACGCTCCAGCCGCTGCTCCTCGGCGGTGAGCGGCTGGGCCGCCGCCGGCTGAGCGGCGGCGGACGGTGCGGTCGGACAGAGCGCCGTGGCGGCGAGCAGAGTGACGCCGAGGGTGCGGAGAGGGGTGCGGGGCGTGCGTATTCGGAGCACAGGAGTCCTTCCGTCGGAGTGCCGGAAGTATGTCGTCGGGCCGGTGCGCGCGACCAGGTCCGGGCCGGGCGAATGGCCTGGGAGCGGACGGTCTGCGACGTGGTTCCGGCATGGGGCGGCCCGGCGGCGCGCGGTGCGCTGCCGGGCCTTTGTGCGGGAGCGGTCAGCCGCAGCGGCGGCCGGTGTTGATGCAGTTCACCGCCTGCTTCATCAGCGAGTTCGGCATGGCGTTGATGAAGTCGCCGTGGTCGGTGACCGGTTTGTGGAACGACTCGGGGAAGCTGTCGACGGCGAAGCCGGTACTGCCCGCGAGGCCGTTGTAGGTGACACGCTGGACGAGCTGCGGGATCGGCCGGAACCCGGCGGGGCACCTGCCCGTGGCATCGGCGAAGGCGACATGGGACCGGTGGTCGGCGCTGTCGGTGTTCTTGCCGTCCCAGCAGCTCTGGAACTTGGACACGCGCATCAGCCGGCTGCCCTGGGGGCAGATCGGGTACTTGTCCTTCAGCTCCACCCGGTTCTCGAAGCCGGTGCAGGTGAACCGGGCGTTGGCGTTCGCGCCGCCGTTCGCGTTGGCCTTGGCGTCACCGGTGATGATGCGCAGGAACCGGGGCATCGCGATCACCCTGGACCGCGGATTGCCGGTGAACTCCAGTGACACGGACGCGGGCGTGAGGATCCTGCCGATGTTGCCCTCCGCACCGCCGCCCTGCTTGTCGGCGTCGGACTCCTGGACGCCGCCGCGGTCGCGCAGCACGGGCCAGTAGTAGGTGGACCGGTCATCGTTGGTGCAGGTGGTCCGGGCGGCCGCCAGCGACTCGTTGGTGGTGAAGCCGTCGACGCCGGTCGCGCCCACGTAGTCGTGGGTGTGGTGGGCGCCGTTGGTCACCCCGGGGGCGACGATGACGTTGTCGGAGTTGAACTGTCCCTGGGCGTTGACACCGCACCGCGACCGGAAGGTGCCCCGCGAGGCCGAACGGCCGTTGCGTACGGGCCGGACGTTGGGCCGGACGGTGGTGATGTCCACGAAGTCCTCGGGCACGGGGCCGTTGTCGGCGGCCTGCCCCTGCTCGCCTGCGGGGGGCTGCCCGGGACCTGGTGCGCCCGGGGACGGCTGCCCGGCCCCCTGCTGCTGATCGCCCTCCGCCTTCACCTGCGTATCTCCTGCGGCGAGCGTGCACTGCGCGAGGCTCTGCAGGTTCCGTGGCCGCTCGGCCCCCGCCCGCTCGACGGCCACCTCGATCCGCTCCAGCGCGGCCGAGCGTTTGGACCACAGGGAATCGAGGACCGTACGGGAGGACCCCGCCTTCCCCGATGCCCAGCGGGCGTCGGCCGCCTTGACGTCCTGCCGCAGCGCGTCCAGGTTCCGGTGCACCTCGTTGCGTGCCCCCTCGGGTACCCCGGTCAGCCGGTCCTGCACCGACGGACAGACGATGCCTCCGGCGCGCCGGGCGTCGGCGCTCCCTGCGTTGGCCGCCGCGTTGACGGCCACCAGACCGCCGCCTCCCAGCACCAGGCCGGCCACTGCGATGAGTGCCTTTCGCCGAGTGCGGTTCACCTTGTGCCGCTGGTTCATGAAGTGTGCTCGCTCTCTGATGGGTCCGGCCCGAGGCCCGTATGCCGGACGAGGGCCCCCGTTGGCGGCTCACTCTGGCAACACGTCGGCCCCATCCACCCCACGAGTCGCAGGGGCGTCACAGACTCGTAAGACCTACCCGGGCGGCCGGGTGGCCGTGACGTTGCGGTAGGCGATCTCGGCCAGCCGCTGCTGTCCGTCCCGGCTCGGGTGGAACCAGTCCCAGCGGCTCAACTGTTCCCCCTCGAAGCGGTAGTTGAAGACCGCCCCGCCGTCGTAACGGCAGCGCAGATCCTTTCCGCACACGTCCTTGAGCACCTTGTTGTACGCCATGACACGCTGGTGGACGCTCTCGCGCCGCTCCTGCGCCGTGGTGCTCAGGTCGTTGGCGTTGCCCAGCATGGTGGCGCAGATGCCCAGCCGCCAGATCCGGCTGCCCAGCGGATCACTCCGGCCGGTCGACCACAGGCGCTTGAGGTCCGGCACGCTCGAGACGTAGACATGGGCCTTGGGGGCGCCTCGGCGCAGACGGGCGAGCGACGTGACGAAGGACGCCCGGAAATCGTTTACGGGCGTCATCCGGTCGACCGTGTCGGCGCAGGCGTCGTTGGCGCCCACCATCACCGTGACCAGCTCCGGCTTCTTGGCGGCGGCCCGGGTCATCTGCTCGGGAAGCTCGGCCACGTGGGCCCCGGAGCGTGCGAAGTTCCAGCTGTGCGTGGTCACCGCCCGCTCACCGAGCAGGCGCAGCGCCAGGCTCCGTACGGTGTTGTCGGTGCCCGTGGCCCAGGAGACCTCGGGGCAGTCCGCGAACACCATGCAGGCGTCGAAGCCGCGGGTGATCGAGTCGCCGACCGCGGCGAGTGAGTTCGGGCTGCGGTCCCAAACCGGTGTGGGTCTCGGTGCGGGCCGTGTGGGCGCCCCCGAGCGCCGCCCGTCGGTGGACGGTGCGGCGTCGCACCCGGCCAGCGCGCCGGCGGCCGCGAGAAGCGCGGCGGCCGTCATGACTGCGGTTACTGTGCGTGAGCGGTGCGTCCGACTGCTCTGCCGCATGCCCCGATCCCCTCCGTATCAACGGCATCTGACGCCCTGTGACGTCCTGGCGAGTGAAAGCTTCGTGCGTACGGGCTCAGGACCGACAGTACGTCAACCCTCGGGGGTTCTCGCACGGTAGCTTTTCCCCTGTCGACCCAGAGGCTGCACTTCGCCCATCGGCCCCAGTAAATTACATCGCGTCACATCCTGTCCCTTTTGTAGGGATTAGCGCATGATGCTGTTTACTGAGACCGCTGGGAAGGCGATCCTCGTCCCACACTGGAGGTCCCGGTGACGACACGTGGCGTTCTGTACGTTCACTCCGCACCTCGCGCGCTGTGCCCGCACGTCGAATGGGCGGTCGCGGGAGTGCTCGGCGTGCGGGTCCAGCTCGACTGGATCCGTCAGCCCGCATCACCCGGCACCTGGAGAGCCGAGTTCTCCTGGCAGGGCGCGGTCGGCACGGCCGCCAAGCTCGCCTCGGCACTGCGCGGCTGGCACCTGCTGCGCTTCGAGGTCACGGCCGAGCCGTGTGCCACGGCGGAGGGTGAGCGCTACAGTGCGACGCCCGATCTGGGCATCTTCCATGCGGTCACCGGTATCCACGGCGACATCCTGATCCCCGAGGACCGCCTGCGCGCGGCGCTGGGCCGGGCCTCCCAGGGCGGTACGGACCTGGAGGCCGAGATCGCCAGGCTGCTCGGCAAGCCGTGGGACGACGAACTCGAGCCCTTCCGGTACGCGGGCGAGGGTGCCCCGGTCCGCTGGCTCCACCAGGTCGTCTAGCGCTTTCCCTCTTCACCCTGTTCCTGCCGGTCCAGCTCCGTGAGCAGCCGGCGCAGAAAGCCGCGCGCGGCCGCGATCTCCCGCTCCGGCAGCGCCCGGACGAGCGTGCGGTGCCGCTCGGCGGCCCGCTCGGTGACCTTCGCGAGGACGTTGCGTCCACCCGGTGTGAGTGCCAGCAGGGGTGAACCCTTGTGGTCGGGGTTGTCGGTGTACGAGGCGTGCCCGAGCTCCACGAGGTCGTTGGCCACGCGCTGCACGTTCTGCCGGGACACGCCGAGACGGCGGGCGGCCTGCGGCACGGTGAGTGCCTCCTCCGAGATGACGCTCAGGACCTGCCACCTGGCCTGGGTCAGCCCTTCGGTCTGCGCGGTCCGCTCGCCCAGTCGCCGCAGCGCTCCCGCGGCCTCGAACACATCGGCCACCAGCAGTGCCATCTCGTCCGGCGCTGCGTCGGAAAGGCCTCCGGGCATGGGGACTCCTTTGACAATATGTTGTCTGTATGTGAAGGTGTTGTCATTCTAGCCGGGGGTGAACCGTCAGGAGAAACACCATGACCAGGGTCGATCTGTACCGGAACGTTCACATGGGGCAGCGCGCCCGGCTCTTCGCTCTCGCGGTCGAGCTCGGTGCTGCGGACCACGCCGAGCGGAGCGTCATGGAGGAGCTCACGGAGCGCTGCCTGGCCATGACACAGGAGCTCCGTGAACACGCCGACCACGAGGACACCTTTGTCCACCCGCTGCTGCGGGACCGGGCGCCGCGGGCGGCCGACGCGCTGGACGGCGAACATGTACGGCTCGACGCGGCGCTCGCCGCACTCGACGAGCGGGCACGGGCCCTGCCGAAGGAACCGCCGGCGTCACGCCCCGCGGCAGGTCACGCGCTCTACCTGGCGCTGAACGAACTGATCAGCGCCTATCTCGCGCACCTGCACACCGAGGAGACCGTCGCGATGCCCGCCCTGTGGGAGCACTGCGGCGACGACGAACTGGGCGCCGTGTTCGGTGCCTTCCGCGCCTCCCGTACGTCCGAGGAGGCCCTCGCCGATCTGCGCCGTATGCTCCCGTCGCTCCCTCCCGCGGACCGGGCCGCCATAGTGCGTGCCACGCTCGCCGGGGGCCCCGGCACCGAGGCGGGCCGTACGCTCGCCGCGCTCTCCACCACCCTCGCTCCCGCTCAACGCGCACGTCTCTACGCGGACTTGGGTGCTCCGGAGGCCTGGGCGGCCGCCCAGGTCGCCTGACGCGAGCGTGTTTCGCACCCCGCCCGTACGAAGCGGGTCCGGCTCCCGCAGGGGAACCGGACCCGCTTTCGTGCGTCGGACAGGCGTCAGACCGTACGGAACGCCAGCACCACGTTGTGGCCGCCGAAGCCGAACGAGTTGTTGATCGCCGCGATCGTGCCCTCCGGGAGAGGGCGGGGCTCGGCGCGGACGATGTCCGCGTCGACCGTCTCGTCCAGGTCGTCGACGTTGATCGTGGGCGGAGCCGTGCGGTGGTGCAGCGCCAGCACCGTCGCCACCGTCTCGATGCCGCCCGCGCCGCCCAGCAGATGACCCGTCATCGACTTCGTGGCGGAGACCGCCACATGGTCGAGGTCGTCACCCAGGACGCTGCGCAGCGCCTTGATCTCGGCGACGTCACCCTGCGGCGTCGACGTGGCGTGCGCGTTGAGGTGCACCACCTCGGCGGGCTTGAGGTCCGTGGTGTCCAGCAGGTTGCGCAGCGCCGCGGCGATACCGCGGCCCGTCGGCTCCGGCTGCGCGATGTGGTGGCTGTCCGCGGACAGGCCCTGACCCAGCACCTCGCAGTAGACCTTCGCGCCACGCGCCGCCGCGTGCTCCGCCGACTCCAGGATCACCACGCCCGCGCCCTCGCCGAGGACGAAGCCGTCCCGGGCGGTGTCGTACGGACGCGAGGCCTTCTCGGGCTCGTCGTTGTTCTTGGACATCGCCATCATGTTGGCGAACGCCGCGATGGGCAGCGGGTGGATGGCCGCCTCGGTGCCGCCGGCGACGACCACATCGGCGCGGCCGGTGCGGATCATCTCCACCGCGTAGCCGATCGCCTCCGCGCCCGACGCGCAGGCCGAGACCGGGGTGTGCACGCCCGCCTGGGCGTTCACCTCGAGGCCGACGTTGGCGGACGGACCGTTCGGCATGAGCATGGGGACGGTGTGCGGGGAGACACGGCGTACGCCCTTGTCCTTCAGCACGTCGTACTGGTCGAGCAGCGTCGTCACACCGCCGATGCCGGACGCGATCACCGCACCCAGCCGCGCGGGCGCGACCTGGTCGTCCTCGCCCGCCGCAGCGGTGAAACCGGCGTCGGCCCACGCCTCGCGCGCCGCGATGACCGCGAACTGGGCCGAGCGGTCCAGCTTGCGGGCGAGCGGGCGCGGCAGGACCTCGCCCGGGTCGACCGCCGCGGGTGCGGCGATACGGACCGGCAGTTCGGCGAAGCGCTCGCCCTCCAGGGGCTTCACTCCGGAACGTCCGGCGAGCAGACCTTCCCAAGTCGATGCGCTGTCGCCACCCAGCGGTGTGGTTGCGCCGATACCGGTGACGACCACGGTGCGATTGGTCGAGTTCACAGGAATTCTTTCTCCACGTATAGGGGGTGCGGAATGTGCACGGCGCCACCGAGGGTGGCGACGAGCGCGACTCGGGCCGGAGGTGTTACTTGCCGACCTGGTGCTTCGCGATGTAGTCCGCGGCGTCGCCGACGGTCTTCAGGTTCTTGACGTCCTCGTCCGGGATCTTGACGTCGAAGCGCTCTTCGGCGGCGACGACGACCTCGACCATGGACAGCGAGTCGACGTCCAGGTCGTCGGTGAAGGACTTGTCCAGCTGGACGTCCTCGACCGGGATACCGGCGATCTCGTTGACGATGTCGGCGAGACCGGCGACGATCTCTTCCTGCGTGGCGGCCATGTTGGCGCTCCTTCGGTGTGTATCAGAGGGTGTGGCAGCAGCCGTCCGGAAGATCCGTACGGTGCCTAGGGGAGGGTAACGACCGTCGCGGCGTAGACGAGACCCGCCCCGAAGCCGATGACGAGCGCGGTGTCACCGCTCTTCGCCTGACCGGTCGCCAGAAGCCGCTCCATCGCGAGCGGGATCGAGGCGGCCGACGTGTTGCCGGTGGTTTCCACATCGCGGGCGACCGTGACATGCTCCGGCAGCTTCAGAGTCTTCACCATCGAGTCGATGATCCGCATGTTTGCCTGGTGCGGGATGAAGACGTCCAGGTCGTCCGAGGTGATCCCGGCCGCGTCCAGCGCCTGCTGGGCGACCTTCGCCATCTCGAACACGGCCCAGCGGAACACCGCCTGGCCCTCCTGCGTGATGGCAGGGAACTTCGCGACATCACCGGTGCGGTAGTCCGACCACGGAACGGTCTGCTTGATCGTCTCGGACTTGTCGCCCTCCGAGCCCCAGACGGTCGGGCCGATCATCGGCTCCTTCGCCGGGCCGACGACGACAGCGCCCGCGCCGTCACCGAACAGGAAGGCCGTCGCACGGTCCTCCAGGTCGGTCAGGTCGCTGAGCCGCTCCACGCCGATGACGAGCACGTACTCCGCCGAGCCTTCGACCACCATGCCCTTGGCCAGGGTCAGGCCGTAGCCGAAGCCCGCGCAGCCCGCCGAGATGTCGAACGCCGCCGGCTTCACCGCGCCGATCTTGTCCGCGATCTCCGTGGCGACGGCCGGGGTCTGCTTGAAGTGCGACACGGTGGAGACGATCACGCCGCCGATCTGCTCCGGGGTGATCCCGGCGTCGGCGATCGCCTTGCCGGACGCCTCCACCGACATCGCGCACACGGTCTCCTCGTCGGAGGCCCAGTGGCGCGTCGCGATGCCCGAACGCGAGCGGATCCACTCGTCGGACGAGTCGATCGTCTCGAGGATCACCTCGTTGGGCACCACCCGGGTCGGGCGGTAGCCGCCGACTCCCAGAATGCGTGCGTACGGCGCGCCCTGACTGGGCTTGATCTTGGCCATGCTCTACGGCTCCTTGTCAGGCACCCGCCGCGTCAGCGGCAGATGCACCGGTCTCGGCGAGCAGCGTGCGGGCCGCGTCGAGGTCGTCCGGGGTCTTCAGCGCCAGCGTCCGCACACCCGGCAGCGCACGCTTGGCGAGACCGGTGAGGGTGGCGCCGGGGCAGACCTCGATCAGGGCGGTGACGCCCCGCTCCTTGAAGGTCTCCATGCACAGGTCCCAGCGGACCGGGTTGGCGACCTGGCCGACCAGACGGGAGATGACGTCGGCGCCGTCGGCGACGATCTGCCCGTCCCTGTTCGAGACGTAGGGGACGGCCGGGTCGGACACAGTGAGGGTCGTCGCGGCGCCCTCCAGGGTCGCGACCGCGGGCGCCATGTGGTGCGTGTGGAACGCGCCGGCCACCTTCAGGGCGATCACCCGCGCCTTCTCCGGCTTGTCGTCGGCGAGTGCGGCGAGCTGCTCGGCGGTTCCGGCGGCGACGATCTGACCCGCGCCGTTGACGTTCGCCGCAGTCAGGCCGAGCTTCTCGAGGTGGGCGACCACCTGGTCCGGGTCGCCGCCGAGCACCGCGGACATACCCGTCTCGGTGACCGCGGCGGCCTCGGCCATCGCAAGTCCCCGGGTGCGGACGAAACGCAGCGCGGCGGTGTCGTCGAGGACACCCGCGAGTGCGGCGGCGGTGATCTCACCGACGCTGTGACCGGCGACCGCACCGGGGGCCACCTCGCCGAGGGCGGCGGCCGACAGCAGACCGGCGGCCACCAGCAGCGGCTGCGCGACGGCCGTGTCGCGGATCTCGTCCGCGTCGGCCTTGGTCCCGTAGTGGGCGAGGTCGAGCCCGATCGCGTCGGACCAGGCCGCAATGCGGTCGGCGGCGCCGGGGAGGTCGAGCCAGGGAGTCAGGAAGCCGGGCGTCTGAGCGCCTTGGCCGGGAGCGACGAGTACGAGCACCCTCACACTCTCTCTTGTGGACGGCTCCAAACGCCCGTGGGGACAGGGACGAAGAACCGTCAGGGGAATTGTTGGTGTCCGACAAAAGTTTAGGACTGGGCATCCCCGTCGGCCAGACGCCCGAGGATGAGTGCGATCCGCAGCGTGAACGCAGAGCGAACGTCCGAGGGCGACCATCCGGTGACGTCGGTCACACGTCGCAGCCGGTAGCGCACGGTGTTGGGATGCACGAAGAGCATCCGCGCCGCGCCTTCGAGACTGCTCGCCTGCTCCAGATAGACACTGAGGGTCTCCAGCAGCGCCGAGCCCGCCTCCTCCAGCGGTCTGTAGATCTCCTCCACCAGCTGCTCGCGCGCAGCGGGGTCCGCCGCGATAGCACGCTCCGGAAGCAGATCATCCGCGAGAACCGGCCGCGGCGCGTCCTGCCACGCCGAGCAGGCCTTGAGTCCGGCTGCCGCGGCCTGTGCGGACCGGGTCGCGGCGAGCAGGTCGGGAACGATGGGACCTGCGACGACCGGGCCCGCCGCATACGGTCCGATCAGCGCCTTCGCCACATGGAGCGGGTTGTCGCTGCCGCCCGCGATGACCACCAGCCGGTCGCCGAGCACGCCGGTGAGCACCTGGAGCTTGGCGTGCCTCGAGGCCCGGCGGATCGCCTCCACCGTCAGCTCGCTGTCCCCGTCCGGAGCGGTGCCGAGGATCACACACACATGCTCCGGGGAGTTCCACCCGAGCGCGGCGGCGCGCGAGACGGCGCCCTCGTCCGCCTCGCCGGACAGCACCGCGTTCACCACGAGCGACTCGAGACGGGCGTCCCACGCGCCGCGTGCCTCGGCGGCCTGCGCGTACACCTGCGCGGTGGCGAACGCGATCTCCCGTGCG encodes:
- a CDS encoding PucR family transcriptional regulator, with the translated sequence MPVPAANPPHPHNATLRRLEQSSGRLAANAIARMDETLPWYRAMPPENRSWIGLVAQAGIAAFTEWFRHPETPQAISTDVFGTAPRELTRAITLRQTVEMVRTTIEVMEAAIDEVAAPGDESVLREALLVYAREIAFATAQVYAQAAEARGAWDARLESLVVNAVLSGEADEGAVSRAAALGWNSPEHVCVILGTAPDGDSELTVEAIRRASRHAKLQVLTGVLGDRLVVIAGGSDNPLHVAKALIGPYAAGPVVAGPIVPDLLAATRSAQAAAAGLKACSAWQDAPRPVLADDLLPERAIAADPAAREQLVEEIYRPLEEAGSALLETLSVYLEQASSLEGAARMLFVHPNTVRYRLRRVTDVTGWSPSDVRSAFTLRIALILGRLADGDAQS
- a CDS encoding ACP S-malonyltransferase, which produces MLVLVAPGQGAQTPGFLTPWLDLPGAADRIAAWSDAIGLDLAHYGTKADADEIRDTAVAQPLLVAAGLLSAAALGEVAPGAVAGHSVGEITAAALAGVLDDTAALRFVRTRGLAMAEAAAVTETGMSAVLGGDPDQVVAHLEKLGLTAANVNGAGQIVAAGTAEQLAALADDKPEKARVIALKVAGAFHTHHMAPAVATLEGAATTLTVSDPAVPYVSNRDGQIVADGADVISRLVGQVANPVRWDLCMETFKERGVTALIEVCPGATLTGLAKRALPGVRTLALKTPDDLDAARTLLAETGASAADAAGA
- a CDS encoding ketoacyl-ACP synthase III, translating into MAKIKPSQGAPYARILGVGGYRPTRVVPNEVILETIDSSDEWIRSRSGIATRHWASDEETVCAMSVEASGKAIADAGITPEQIGGVIVSTVSHFKQTPAVATEIADKIGAVKPAAFDISAGCAGFGYGLTLAKGMVVEGSAEYVLVIGVERLSDLTDLEDRATAFLFGDGAGAVVVGPAKEPMIGPTVWGSEGDKSETIKQTVPWSDYRTGDVAKFPAITQEGQAVFRWAVFEMAKVAQQALDAAGITSDDLDVFIPHQANMRIIDSMVKTLKLPEHVTVARDVETTGNTSAASIPLAMERLLATGQAKSGDTALVIGFGAGLVYAATVVTLP